CCAGCCGGGGCTCTGGGTGCCGTGCAGACCCGCGCCTGCCGAGTGGTGCGGATAGGTGTGAATGTCGTTCCCAGGGCTCTCTGTGAGCAGTGGGTGAGTGTGCAGCTTGCTAGCCCATCCTGCGGCCAGAGCTCCACTAGCCATTCGCTCAGCGCTGATCTGTCCTTGTGTCTgtccctgcaggcagcagcaacGGCCCCACATTCACGCCGCACGCAACCATCGGGGAGTCAGTCTCCTGCAGCTTTGTCCCCGAGGCTGCAAATGGGAAGAGCGTGCCCCGGCAGCCCTGCAccccaccgcccccagcagcgCCACTGAGAAAGACATTCAGTGACCTTGGGGGAGGCCTGCAGGCACGCTGCTACCAGCCTCCTGCCAGGATGGAGAACACAACCACggcttgcaccagccctgcctgcaaCGGGCCAAAGGACACCACCTTCTCTCCTCCCTGGAACACAGCTTCCTTCAACTGCTTGAGCCCGGCTGAGGAGGACGCAGCGTATCCCTCGCCCAGCAGCTCCCCGAggtccccagccctgggttcgCCTGAGCACTGCGACGGTGTGGCCTCCTTCTTCATCGCGAAAGACGAGCAGCCAGGAAGCAATGGGCCCCATGCGTTCTCCTGCACTGCTCCAGAGTCCCCACTGAATGCTGCCAGCAGCCAGATGCCTGAGGGGAGAGAGGCCAAGGTGACCTTCTTGGCCGGTGGCACAGAGGAGGCTGCACCCtcccggctggagctggggggcagggcctgcccgTTCCGCGAGAGGTCGCTGTCTGTGCCCACAGACTCAGGCTCGCTCTGCTCCGTGGACATCACTTACCCTGAGAACAGAAGAGGCAGCGGGACCTACGCCCTGAGCTACCCCAGCGTCAGCTCCGAGGGCAGCACCAGCACGGAGAATGTCtccctgggggtggagcaggatgCCCAGCAGAGGCGCCGCTCCAAGAGCATCTCTCTCAAGAAGGCGAAGAAGAAACCGTCTCCCCCCATGCGCAGCGTCTCACTGATTAAAGACGGGCAGGGGCTCAGCGCAGAGCCTGGCACAGCGCTGCCGAAGGAGCTGCGGCCCAAGAGCCTTTGTCTCCCCTTAGATCCTCAGGGCCGTGGCATGGTGCCCACGGACACCCAGGGTAACACAGCAGTGCCTCCTGCCAGGGACCTGGACGGCGGGCATTTTTCCCAGCACTGGTGCCTCGCAGACTGGAAAGCCGGCGATCCCTACCGGTCCCTGTCCGGTTCCAGTACTGCCACGGGTACCACAGTGATCGAACGCACGAAGGCCCAGGGCAGCTCcgagtccctcccctccccttccatttCCAGGGCCACTACGCCCTCCCAGCTCTCCACGGAAGTGGAGCTAAAAATCTCCTCCCCAGGGCGGCCCGTGAGGCTGATGTCCCCCTCCAGTGGCTACTCCAGCCAGTCAGAGACCCCGACACCCACCATCCCCACCTCGGCGATTCTCGGGCACTCCCCCCACCAGACTGTCAGGGTGAGGCCGCTGGTGCCCGAAAGGAAGtcgtccctgccccccccatcgCCCAGGGAAAAAAGCCCCAAGTCCCGGCTCTCCTTCGACCTGCCCGTCACACCCCTGACGCACCTGGACCTTTCTGGGCTGAAGATCTCACTCAAGGGGAAGACCAAGGTGAGCAGGCATCATTCAGACTCCACCTTCGGGACCAAGCTTGGCCCAAAGACGAGCCCGATCCAGCCCGTCATGCCCGTGGTCACCCAGTCAGACCTGAGGTCCGTGCGCCTGCGCTCCGTCAGCAGGTCCGAGCCAGAGGATGAACTGGACAGCCCAGACAACGCCGAGGAGCATGGGGGCGATGCCATACCACTTCCGGGAAGGAAAGCGAAGCCGCCCGTTGCAGAGAAGCCACCACTGGCCAAACGTCCCCCAAACATCATGGCCAAGCCCCCGCCTCTGCAGGAGGAGTCTCCCCTGGTGTCTCCCACCTCCCCGCCCACGCCACAGGGCATCTCTGCCcaggagagggggctgcaggACAGCTACATGGTCATTCGGAAACCCAAGCCTAAGAGGAGCCCAGAGGCCAGGAGCCCCGGAGAGCCCCCCTCTCTGCTGGAGccctcccagggctgcccagggaTCTTTTTCTCAGGACTGCGGCGACTGTCCCAGAGcaacctggaggaggagcccagagcccagccggagAGGAGTGGCGCCCCCCGTGGGCccgagggggagaagaggaaagccaaagtcccaccccctgtccccaaGAAGCCCAGTGTGCTGTACCTGCCActcacccctcctccaccccacctaGGAGCTTGCCCGGGGGATCCCAGGCTAACGCCCAGCCCCATCATCACCTTGCACGAGGACACCAGCTGCTGCGACCCAGACGCAGACTACCTGCCATCACCCGAGGCCATGGGGAAGAACTCGagccccccagctgctgccatGCCCAGGGAGATTCCTGCAGGTCAGTGTCACAGCTGCTctgcctcccccccagcagcccgGGCATGGCTTGGGAATCACTGCCATGTGCAGCTAGCCAGGGCGTCTGGCTGCTGCTTCTGCATGGCTCACTGCACACCCGGGCATACAGCCTTGGCCACGCAGCTCCTTGCGGCATGGCCAGACACCATTCGACAGCGTTGGTGTTAGACCCCAGAGCTCCACCCACACCGCTGCACAGGGATcgccccacccagccctgaaaagcaGCCATCTCTGTGGCAGAGCATGACAGCTGCTGACTAACCCAGAGATGTAACAGACCTGGTAGAGAGAGGAATGTGTCTGCAAGAGAAGTGGGCTGCCCCAAAGGGCAGGGTGGAGTAAGCGCCGGCAGGCAGGTAGCAGCTGACTAATCTAGCCCTGGTCCTGGCTTGCTGGGCTCCTGTCAGCAGGTCTCTCCTGGCCTGCCCGCCCCAGGGGCACTGGAAGGCTCCCTCGgctgaggaggggaagggggttttATTAGCTAACATGTCCATTGCAATGGTGCCGACGGGCCctgctgtgctaggcgctgtacagccACAGCATTGCAGACAGTTCTCATGGTCCATTAGCCAGGGCAGACatggggaaggggtagaacaccCCAGCAGAATGACCCATGGCAGGGCAGCAAGTGGGGCGGCACTCAAGAAGGGTTCAGCTACTTCGGTGGGAGAGGAAGGGTAAGAGGGCGGATGTGGAGTGAGgctgagggaggaagggggggggttggacAAACAGTCAGtgagcacagggcagagaatgtCCAGCCGCGCCGCAGCTGGTTCTGTGCACGTGAGGAGCCTGGGCTTTGGCTGCAGCGACTGGCTCCTCTCTGCCGCGTTTCCCCACAGCCCACGCAGGGTGGGGTGCGTTCCCCAGAGGGGGTATAAAGGTGGGAAGCTACCCATGCCAGGATGTGGCCAGGGCACCCTGGGACGCCCAGCCTGAGACCTCCCATggccagcagccagagctgcCTGTGcgaggactgcaggatcagagccctgcCTGCTCATTGCCTGAGTCTCACTGTAGCCCAGGTGTCTCCCAGGCAGTGCGTGTGTGCAGGAAGCGGAGCTACACACTCATGCCATTTGGTCAGTCGCAGCGCCCAGGGAGGCGGGCAGGACAGGTGCTGCTGTTACTAACTCTGGGATTCTGCTCCTGTTGAGCCACAGGAATGTGCAGAGCCAGGTACACATATGGATACAGGTATCCTCAGCTTGCTCCAACGGGCTGACTCCACGCATCTCCTGGGAAAGGCCACCGCCACGCTGGGGACATTCCCCTCCATCCTGCTCTCAGCAAGCCCAGCTCACGGCTCTTCTTCCCTCTGTCTAGGCAATTCTGTGGAGCTCAGCGCTGATGAGAGGAATTTTGTAAGTGACAAAACAGCCGAGTCGATAGTGGAAGAGGATGATGATGTATTTGTGACGACCCGTACGACAGAGGATCTATTTACCGTCATCCACAGGTACCAGCCCACGTTGTGAATGGAAAACCCACACCCCCGTCGCGTTTAcccaccatagaatcatagaatatcagggttggaagggacctcaggaggtcatctagtccaaccccctgctcaaagcaggaccaatccccagacagatttttactccagttccctaaatggccccctcaaggattaaactcacaaccccatggtttagcaggccaatgctcaaaccactgagctatccttccccgccccccactgtTGGCCTCTGGGAGTCTCCAGCCCAATTATTGGGGGCTGGTCTCTGCAGAGCCAAGGACTGAGCAAGCCTGAATACAGATAAACTCATCTGGGTGAGGCTAGTCCCGGCTCCAAGGATAAACAAGGCCCCTCTGTCTCCAGGGCTACTGGCCTGGCCCTCACCCCAAGCACTGAGTGCCCTGAGCAGACCAGGGCAAGAGAGATGGCCATGGCACCCCGGTTCTAGTTGTCTGTCTCAGGGCACTTGGGGTCTTCTGCAGCAAGCCCTAGCCACTTTGGTGGTGCTGGGCCTGTTGCTCATCGAGAGGccggtgtgacgggttggatcacagaaacccccttgggaactgccaactaatgtgccaagactacttttgcccctgctttccctgccagcttgggactccagcaccctgtcttgttgagccagacatgccagttgagccagacttaactgaaagcaacttaagaagtgttcctgtctttaacattcagatgcccaactcccaatggggtccaaaccccaaattaatccattttaccctgtataaagcttatacagggtaaactcataaattgtttaccctctataacactgatagagagatatgcacagctgtttgtccccccagtattaatacatactctgggttaattaataagtaaaaggtgATTTTAATAAATACCgagagtaggatttaagtggttccaagtaatagcagacagaacaaagtgaattaccagcaaaataaaatagaacatgcaagtctatacctaatacagtaagaaacctcaatacagataaaatctcaccctaagagatgtttcaataagtttctttcacagactggacgccttcctagtctgggcacagtcctttcccctggtacagcccttgttccagctcaggtggttgctaggggatttctcatgatggccacccccctttgttctgttccacccacttatatagcttttgcataatGCAGGAATCCTttttccctctgggttcccacacctccttctcaatggaaaaacaccaggttaaagatggattccagttcaggtgacgtgatcacatgtcactgtaagaccctaagccttcattcctcccagcctgactcacgggaaagcctgcaaacagagccatccacagttaattgtcctggttgatgggaaccatcaagattctaaaccaccattaatggcccacatcttgcataattacaataggccctcagagttatatttcatatttctagtttcagatacaagaatgatacagacatacaaataggatgaccaaactcagtagattataagctttgtaatgataccttacaagagaccttttgcatgaagcatattttagttacattatattcacactcatcagcatactttcataaaaccATATAGAGTGCACTGTCACACAGCTCAAAAGCCTGGACGGATTTCTCTCTAGGACGCTGGGCGGCGCTCCACGAAGAGCCTTGGGCAGCCAGCTGCCTTTATTTCAGAGCTTGTGTTCCTGGCCCGCTCTCAGCACAGGACCAGACATGGAACCTGAGTCTCACCCTGTGCCCCCAGGAGCCCTTTGTGCCTGGGACTGGCCCAGCCACAGAGATGACCCTGGGAATGGCACCAGGCCAGGGCTCCCGTCTGTCTGCACTGGCTGAGGCAGCAGCCCTTTGGCCAGGCCCCATTCAGTTCTGCCAGGGAGCCAGGGCTTGTCACAGGAGCTGGACGTCTCTGTGCTGGCGGGATTGTGGGGCACTCGGAGACTGGGAAGTCTGTAGCTCCTCGCTGGTCATCACCACCTGCTGGCTGCTCTGTGGCCTCTTGGAAGGGAAGTGGGTGTGTTCAATGCAGTTCCTGCTATCCACAGCGCATCCCTCCTATCACCAGTGGCACCAGTTGTCTCCCTTGCTGGCCAAACACTGGATGTGCCAAGTGACCTAGAGGctgaactcccctcccctcctggtcCGGGCACTGGGTCAAGCAGGAGGGTAGCACCATGGCAGAATTTAGCACTCCCTGCTTCTGCCTCTGCTCTCTGCATCCAGCGGGAAGAGGGTCAGGGTCCAGAGCTGCCAGGCCAGGACCTCTCACCGGCCTGAGAGTCCTTTGCAGGCAGTGTTGGGCCAGATTCATACTTAAAgcagcaccactgacttcaagggctggcaccaggggtgaatttggccTATTCTCGGTGATGTATATATATtctctatgattctgtgattctatgttatGCCATGGAGCTCAGTGAAGTAACTGGGTTCTGCATTTTTCGGCACTGATTGGCCATGCTGGATTTGCTGTTATACGTAAGTTTCCAGTGGATGGAACATTTCCGGGTTGCAGTGAGGGCACGGCCACATGTCTGGGGGTCAAGCATAAACCACAGTTATGGGTGGGATGCAGCCACCTGCCTGGGGGTTGTGGGGAATGCCCCTTTGCGAGCGCCCCCACCTCAGGAGCTGGCACACACTGCCACAGCCACGCCAACCACAGGCTTCTTTTGTCTTTAGGTCGAAGAGGAAGCTGCTGGGCTGGAAGGAGCCAGGAGACGCCTTTGGCAGCAGGCAGAATTCTCACTCCCCAGTGAAGAACCCAGCCGGGCTCCCGGCCTGCGAGTCCCCCCCAGCGGGGGGTGGCCCCGGCAGAGCCTCCAGTCGGAATGAAGACTTCAAGGCCCTGCTACAGAAGAAAGGCAGCAAGGCCAGTCCCGGGACTCGCACCTCCGCAGCAGAACTTCTCAAGAGCACAAATCCACTGGCTCGGCGGGTCATGATGGAGTTTGTCCCCGAGTTAGACAACCCAAGCGGTGCCAGAACCCAGCCCTGACCACCCCGAGTTCATCCTGGCCAGGGAGGGGTGGAGACAGCATTGCTGGGAGTTTTATGCTGGCTCTTcaaagcccagctccagctgcaggggCTGCACCCTCCCAGGCTGGGTGCTGTGAGGACATCCTGTCCTGCTGGGATTTGTataattttttcctttctttattgGCAATTTACGAATCTTTTTTGTGTCTCCCTGGGGACTCCAGCAGATGGAAGGTAAATGTCTTAACTACAGAGCCTGCCCCCCTGTGCAGTCAGCTCCTGGCATTGTTTCCGGTGGAGATACAGTGGAAGGAGATGGCTGTGGAATGGAGAAGGCAGACATCGGTCATCATGAGCAGGGCCATCATCAGATGATAGTGGGCTTCCCATTCATTCCCAGGGTCTGATGACAAGTGTGGACTTCCCTCCTGCTCTTTGGGGCTCTGCAAACGGACTCCAGTTCAGCCCCCGTTGTAACCCAGTGTCCACGACGAAGCTAGCTTGAAACAGTTCAGTCGCTTCGGCAAGTGGTACTTTAAATGGCTTTGATCATGCAAAATGTTGATGatgttttttctctttcatttgaTCTTGTAATTTTCATTCCCTGGGCAAAGTCCCCAGTGTTGAGTTGAGCTGAACAGATGGAAATTCCCGGCAGCAGAGACGGAAGGGCCAGTTAGAATGTAGGTTGCTTTGGAAAAACGGAGATGCTTCAGACCCATTGTTCAACCAAATTGACCCTCAGTCACTCACTGGCCAGGTTCTAACGCTCTTCTGAGAGCTTCCACCGGTGCTGTCAACTCGATACCAGCCCCTGGTGATGCTGCAGGGAGAGAACTGGGCCTGTTGTCAGCCAAAAGGAAGGAACATCCAGCACTGATGCTCAGAGAGGGAGCAAGCCCAGgccaggcccagctctgccatgaGTGCTGTATACTCAGCCCAGTGGGAATCTGTCTGGGCACAAGGGGCCACATGCTCTTAGCAGGACCAAGGCCTGAAATGGCAAGTGCCTGGGGCAAACTGATCCTTGGTGTAGCCTGGCTACCCTTGGGATTCTGTTCAGGATGACTTTGGCCCAGTCCACCTACGAAAGGAGGTGcttttctgcaaaggaaatgTGAAGGCTGAAGCAACTTGCTGAAGACCGACTTAGCTAGAGACACTTGGTGAGTCATTGGCAAAATGGCTTGTCTCCCCTCCGCTGGCTCTGTGTGTCTCATAGGATTGAAGGGCATCATAGGAGGCCATGGACTCAGCCTCACCAGGAATCTTCACAGCCTGGTTCCTCCTGCCCCTGCTGGAAACAGTCTAGAGAGTCTAGGGTCCTACTGAGAAAGGCATGGAGCACGGGAGGGACTCACGGCATGGCCCTCCCTGCCCAGACACCAAGCATCCCAGGGACCAGCCCCGGGAGTTCTGCCCAAACCATATTGTAGCTGGCCTTGAGGAATGAGACAACTCCTCTCCTGTGAATCAGATGAGAGTCGTGTCTCAGGAGGTGCTAGGCATGGCTTATTTTCCTTCGTAAGACAAACTCTTACCTATCAATCTGATCTGACCTCAGCTATCTCCCACCGGCCCGCCCGCCTTCCCTCTAGGATATCTGAGGAGTCCGTCACTTTGCTCACTAAACGCACTTTACCCATGTTCTGGTGTGTCCCTCCGACGCAGGCAGGCTGCcgttcagtggagttatgcctgGGCTGAGCCAGGTGCCATGTTCCTGCGACACAGGAGCATTGTATGTGCGCACAGCTGGGCCATCCTGCTCCGTGCAAACTTGTCACACGCACAGTGGGTGCTGCTGATGTGACAAGGATGCACAAATCCTGGCCAAGTCGTGTACAGGCTACTTGGCAGCAGCCCAACCCCCCTTGAATGCGGTGACAATCACTGAAGAGCCGAGGTCCCAGCCTGCTTCCATCCCcagcccccaacacacactcagGCAGTGCCCTACTCCCCATTGGCACTTGCACTGCAAGCCCCCGGGCTGGCTGGCCTGCTCCCTGCTAGACAGCTTTGGGTTGTCTGAGAGGTGCCTGAGCCATAACTGGATTTCAGACCCCTCCGAGGTGAGGGGTGTTGGGTCAGGGGTTTGCTCTGGCCCCATTCTTGACTTTCAGATAACAGATTCCCCTCTCCTGAGCTTCCTCCTGCTGTGCAGACCTGGGTTGGATACAAAATGCCCCCAAATCACAACGGGCTTTCACAAGTCCGATTTCTGTGAATGCATTGGTCCCCCCCTTCACACGCATAGCTCTGTGAGCTCCCTCGCGCGCAGCCCCTGTGCTCTCGCGGAAGTGAATCAGCAGTGGGTTTGGGGAATTGCTCGCTTTAAAGCAAAGCTACTGAAATGTTCTCAGCACCAAGTGCGGTCTTTGTATTGCTGAGTCGGGGCCCAATCCTGGGAGCGCCCTGCACTCCTGGTGACTCAGCCCCTTACAGAGTCCCAAGGGCCTGTATTGATATTTTACCAAATGAGATGCTTTCCCCAGCCTGCTTTCCCCTCACTCCCTGTCAGTCCCAAGAGCTGCTACCGAAGGAACATACTGATCAGAGACACCCAGCCtgctcacttaatatttttaacataatAATAATGAAAGTGGGGGGAAACAACCTGCCAGTGCTGTGATCAAAGGTGCAGCTGTCTGCTTCCCATCAGCCCCCCCCGCCAGGCTCTGGCATGCTCCATGCAAGGAGCACACAGCAGGAGATGGGGTGATGGCAGCAATGAAGGAGCTGGCAGCATGGAAGGAGCCAGCAGCACATTCATCTGAGGGCAGCCCCCAATCCTCAGCATGCCCCCAGAACTAGCTGCTGGGTCTGATTCCCTAGGCAgcccttctgcagcagctgggagatcCAGGCCCTGGGGAGACGCCCGGAAGGAGTGGGCAGCAATGGGTGATCATGTCCCTGTTCTGGTTATATAGCACTTGCTATGCATGATGCTTTGCAGAGAGGCAGAGACAGTGGACATGTGTGTGAGGCTACAGGGGTGCAGAGAGAACTCCCTGCTGATAGGCCAGGATGCTGTCACACCACCGAGAAAGAGCTTCTAGTAGCCAGGGTCAGCGCGAGCAGTGAATTGTTCTGGCTACACCTAGTGGCAAAAGGAAGGAAAAGCAGACATAATTGGCAAATCCATGAGTTGTTAGGAAAGGCTCAGAGACTGAGCCCTCTACAGACCAGAGCTGGGTCTgccacttagggttaccattcgtccggattcccccagacatgtccggcttttagagttaaaaatagcgtccggggggaatttgtaaatgtccggactccccccccatgcagagcgcgcgtggttgacagggcagccggatggtgccacttacatggggctccgacagccagagaaaGCCCCcttctccacttccccctcctctcccctgcagctgagagcactccctccctcccttcctgcattcgcagatcaccagccggctgttcgcaccggcagtctggagctcctccccctgctcctcctccccagcacactggtctgagcggcagagtaagggggccagggcgtcggagaagggcagagaggttctggagggggcagtcaagagacagggagcgggggggggggtttgggagtggggggggctttctgggggtgtgtggataaggttttgggcagtcagggtacagacAGGGGGTAgggtctgggggggcagttagggtggggggtctcaggagggggcagttaggggacaaggaacagggaggcttaggtagggggtggggttctggagggcagttaagagcaggggttccaggaggggtggtcaggggacaaggagcggggtgggggttgggagttctggggggggctgtcagggggcaggggtggggagagggatcggagcagtcaggggacaaggagcagaggggtttagatgggtcgagagttctggggggggctgtcagggggtggggagtggttggatggggcgtgggagtcccagggctctgtctgggggtgtggataagggttggggcagtcaagagacaggtagggggtagggtcctagggggccagttaggatggggggagtgtctcgggagggggcagtcaggggacaagaggcagggaggattaggtagggggtggagtcctggggggcagttaggggcaggggtcccaggaggggtcagtcaggggacaaggagcggggggagggctgggggttctgagggggggcgggaagtgggaggggcaggggcggggctcctcccatcctcttttttgcttgctgaaatatggtaaccctactgccaCTGAACTAGACATCACAGCTAggtcaagtacacctctaccccgatataacacaaattcggatataacatggtaaaggagcgctccgggggggggggggggggggctgcacactctggtggatcaaagcaagtttgatataacgcagtttcacctataacgcggtaagattttttggctcctgagaacagcgttatatcggggtagaggtgtaataactAAAAACAAGGCAGGTGAATGTAGTGGGAGCCAGGATTCTGCTGAGATCCACGCACTTTCCTGTGACTGCGCGCAGGCCAGACTTGTGAGGAACAGGAAATCAGTGGGGCAACGAAGTCAGAGCTGACCTGCTGTGATAGGGTTATTTATTCTGGTGCAGCACAACTCTGCCTGGTAATTTCAAGGCTGCTGTTTGTGTAAGCAAAGCTGTCACAAGGGGGCCGTTGTTGGTAGGCATTTGGCAATGGCCAGGCATTCGGGAAATGCCTCACGGATACAGTGTCCCAGGGATTGAAGCACCAAGGTTTATTCACCCTGCAAATGGTGTGATTCCTGAGTCGCCTGCTTAAATAGTTTGTCATCCAAAAACACTGCCATGTGCCCAGTCTCACAAACGAGGTCAAGCCAAATTAGGTAGCCTGGGAGTGACCTCCGGTTTGGGCATTGTCACAAGCAACAAACCAGCTCCTAGAATAGGGCTCAGGGCTCGCAAACCAGAGAGCCAGTTCCAGGGATCCCCACACTCAGCCAGCTCAGCCCAGCATTTCAGGGGCGCTTGTACAAACCTATTGTTGGTTCAATTCCCACGAGGAGGGCCGTGCACGCGCCTTGTGCTGTCCCTGCACTGCAGCTCTGGAGAGGACGGAGTCACAGCAGTAACTTTCATGTCTATGTTGTGTGCAATGTCCGTGCCTGGCACCTTCCCACTAGCAGCCCCAGCAACATGGGGGAGACAGTCCTAACAGGCGCATTACAGCTGTGCTAATGGGATGGGAAGTGCTCCGGGCTTTGACCCTATCCAGGCTTTTCTTTGGAATCTCTCCTTCCATTTCTAAGAATTAAACCCCCAAAACCTAGCCAGGTTAGCCAATTGTACTGTAAATCCTAAAACCTACTGCCAGGAGCTCCCCACAGCCAGGCCCCGGGCACGTCAGGAGGTGTTAGTGACTAAATTAGTGCCTATGTGTAGCCGCAGTGTCAAGTGGGGGCCAGGCACTGAAGCCCGGCCTAGGGTTCAGATGGCAGTGCACTCAAAATAGCTGGCCCCTCCTGCCAGGCCCGGTGCTATGGCTACaccactatttttagtgtgcctGCTCGATTC
This region of Chrysemys picta bellii isolate R12L10 chromosome 9, ASM1138683v2, whole genome shotgun sequence genomic DNA includes:
- the NHSL2 gene encoding NHS-like protein 2 isoform X1 — encoded protein: MGASMCSRRIGSSSRMCVCVCRGWVPSSGAAPGELNGWLSDRAAWPLETWSSQDTAHGVIERTPVCIDLPGSLPGQPGMHVSEEQTGHVCSGGSWTKATSNLDLESKKTPHSKLPWQQPMNVFLAAGRSPCVEELHQEAQFNLQSLLQEEYEEQYTEARVTGQTFRYASHLPLDTPPEPSPRPLPAKRLEFVFMPAARRVNEDEATTLGVRPPEPFLSLPTTPDKQPAWTRAFPLPTVEEKRWHQSCSIQANIVPINVSGQHFDRHASVRHSLFNTETAVNPKSTLRRRRTIIGFPNLALRDQGSSNGPTFTPHATIGESVSCSFVPEAANGKSVPRQPCTPPPPAAPLRKTFSDLGGGLQARCYQPPARMENTTTACTSPACNGPKDTTFSPPWNTASFNCLSPAEEDAAYPSPSSSPRSPALGSPEHCDGVASFFIAKDEQPGSNGPHAFSCTAPESPLNAASSQMPEGREAKVTFLAGGTEEAAPSRLELGGRACPFRERSLSVPTDSGSLCSVDITYPENRRGSGTYALSYPSVSSEGSTSTENVSLGVEQDAQQRRRSKSISLKKAKKKPSPPMRSVSLIKDGQGLSAEPGTALPKELRPKSLCLPLDPQGRGMVPTDTQGNTAVPPARDLDGGHFSQHWCLADWKAGDPYRSLSGSSTATGTTVIERTKAQGSSESLPSPSISRATTPSQLSTEVELKISSPGRPVRLMSPSSGYSSQSETPTPTIPTSAILGHSPHQTVRVRPLVPERKSSLPPPSPREKSPKSRLSFDLPVTPLTHLDLSGLKISLKGKTKVSRHHSDSTFGTKLGPKTSPIQPVMPVVTQSDLRSVRLRSVSRSEPEDELDSPDNAEEHGGDAIPLPGRKAKPPVAEKPPLAKRPPNIMAKPPPLQEESPLVSPTSPPTPQGISAQERGLQDSYMVIRKPKPKRSPEARSPGEPPSLLEPSQGCPGIFFSGLRRLSQSNLEEEPRAQPERSGAPRGPEGEKRKAKVPPPVPKKPSVLYLPLTPPPPHLGACPGDPRLTPSPIITLHEDTSCCDPDADYLPSPEAMGKNSSPPAAAMPREIPAGNSVELSADERNFVSDKTAESIVEEDDDVFVTTRTTEDLFTVIHRSKRKLLGWKEPGDAFGSRQNSHSPVKNPAGLPACESPPAGGGPGRASSRNEDFKALLQKKGSKASPGTRTSAAELLKSTNPLARRVMMEFVPELDNPSGARTQP
- the NHSL2 gene encoding NHS-like protein 2 isoform X5 codes for the protein MGSCRATMDWSESLVLSRHRAATSNLDLESKKTPHSKLPWQQPMNVFLAAGRSPCVEELHQEAQFNLQSLLQEEYEEQYTEARVTGQTFRYASHLPLDTPPEPSPRPLPAKRLEFVFMPAARRVNEDEATTLGVRPPEPFLSLPTTPDKQPAWTRAFPLPTVEEKRWHQSCSIQANIVPINVSGQHFDRHASVRHSLFNTETAVNPKSTLRRRRTIIGFPNLALRDQGSSNGPTFTPHATIGESVSCSFVPEAANGKSVPRQPCTPPPPAAPLRKTFSDLGGGLQARCYQPPARMENTTTACTSPACNGPKDTTFSPPWNTASFNCLSPAEEDAAYPSPSSSPRSPALGSPEHCDGVASFFIAKDEQPGSNGPHAFSCTAPESPLNAASSQMPEGREAKVTFLAGGTEEAAPSRLELGGRACPFRERSLSVPTDSGSLCSVDITYPENRRGSGTYALSYPSVSSEGSTSTENVSLGVEQDAQQRRRSKSISLKKAKKKPSPPMRSVSLIKDGQGLSAEPGTALPKELRPKSLCLPLDPQGRGMVPTDTQGNTAVPPARDLDGGHFSQHWCLADWKAGDPYRSLSGSSTATGTTVIERTKAQGSSESLPSPSISRATTPSQLSTEVELKISSPGRPVRLMSPSSGYSSQSETPTPTIPTSAILGHSPHQTVRVRPLVPERKSSLPPPSPREKSPKSRLSFDLPVTPLTHLDLSGLKISLKGKTKVSRHHSDSTFGTKLGPKTSPIQPVMPVVTQSDLRSVRLRSVSRSEPEDELDSPDNAEEHGGDAIPLPGRKAKPPVAEKPPLAKRPPNIMAKPPPLQEESPLVSPTSPPTPQGISAQERGLQDSYMVIRKPKPKRSPEARSPGEPPSLLEPSQGCPGIFFSGLRRLSQSNLEEEPRAQPERSGAPRGPEGEKRKAKVPPPVPKKPSVLYLPLTPPPPHLGACPGDPRLTPSPIITLHEDTSCCDPDADYLPSPEAMGKNSSPPAAAMPREIPAGNSVELSADERNFVSDKTAESIVEEDDDVFVTTRTTEDLFTVIHRSKRKLLGWKEPGDAFGSRQNSHSPVKNPAGLPACESPPAGGGPGRASSRNEDFKALLQKKGSKASPGTRTSAAELLKSTNPLARRVMMEFVPELDNPSGARTQP